AATGGCAAATCTTTCCTGAAGCATTTTTGTGTCTTCTGCTGGTAAAAATTGCTCTGTAAATTCCTCAAAACTGACGATCATCTCCTGCTCGGCCTGATAGCCCAGTAAGTGCAGACCTTCAACACCAATTTTTATTTTTCCACTCTTTAAATCAAACTCCCAACTTCCTGCTTTGGCTATCTTTAGTGCATTTAGCAGGTTGTTTTCATATTCTTTAGCTTTTTCTTCAGCTTTTTTCAGGCTGGTAATATCCTGTACAAAGAGTGACACTTCTTTAACTACGCCATATGCTTCATGAATAGGATTGAAGGTAAGCTGTAAATAGCGTTCCTCATTATCTACCGTTTCAGTAATCTGCTCGCTATAGATTTGTCCTTCAAAGGCGCTCAGGAACCTTGACTGCCATGTATTTCTGGTGTGCTTAGGATATTTGGCAAGTAAGAAGTCGCCACTCTGGAGGTGGGTATTGTACACTCTTCTAAAGTAGTTTCTAAACGCTGAATTAATTACCTGAACACGCCAGTTTTTATCTACGGAAAGAATCATCTCCGATGTGTTTTCTATGACAGAACTGAGCTGGTAAGTTCGGGTAGCTACTTCTTTTTCCAGTAAAGTATTAAGCTGTTTTTGCCGATTAAATATCTCCTGTAAATCATACTGCAGAAGGTTAAGGGCTCCAAAAACATTATCAAAGTCACTGATAAAGTTATGTTCAATTTCTTTAGGCACAAAGTCACCTTCCCAGGTAATCTTTCCAATTTCTTTAAGTAGTTGCTGGGCAATATTTTTATGACTTTGGCTTAAGGCTTCATGCTTTTCGCTTAGTTGCTGGTAGGCTTTTAGCAAATCTTCATGACTGGCAGTGGTAGGGTCAAAGCTGTGCTTATTTTCTTGTTGTTGAGGGTAAGTGTTTCTTTCTTGGAGGCACAAGTTGACAGCAATATTTAATGATTTTGTAAGAGTGGCATTTTTAAGAAACTCAGGGCTAAGTGCAGAGTAAAGCTTAAAAATTGTATTACCAAAACCAGACATCACATAAAAGCTTTGCTGCCAGTAGTGGAAGAGCGCGGCATTCACATTTTCGTAAGCTTTGCGGGCAGAAAGCGAAAAAGTGGTAATATGCGAAAGGTCAAGTATCTGATATAAAGGTTGAGATTGATCTGCGGCCGCTGCTATAACTTTCATTCTTTCAAACACTTCGGCTACATCTTTCTTCTTCACTTCCCCTTTTACCCAATACAAAATAATGTTGCCATTAATAAGAAAACCCAGGAAAGCATACTTTTCGGCAATATAATGCCACTCTTTATGCGTATGTATTTCAGGAGCTGAACTACAGGAGTTGCAAATAGAATTTTTTATGCTCTCAATATCGGCTACTATAGATGATAAATCAAAACCTTTACTAATACGAAGGTTAGTTTTCAGGGCAGTCTTTCTATCAAAATCCATAGGGTTGGAGGGTCAGTCTATCATAGCAGGTAGTAGTACCTGCCACTTTATGCTTAAGCAATTCTATTTAGGAATTTAACTTTTTTTCAATCCTTAGCAAATGAACAAGCAAAATTGTGGCTAAATGTACGCCGAAATTTAATGCTAAAGCCTTTTTAAACGAGCAAGCGTAGAGGCTCTTTGTACTTTTCCGGTAGGTGTACTGCTAAATTCTGCGACGTAAAATACTTCTTTTGGAATTTGGTAAGGATGTAAATTTTCTCTCATCCACTTATACAGGCTTTCGGTTTGTGGCTTGCTTAGTGGCGTTTTTCTCTGAAGAATAAGACAGAGCTTTTCGCCAAGTTTTTCATCAGGCATAGGGGCGACAAAGTATTGCTCAGCAAAACCCTGTTCATAAATTATTGGCTGAAGGCGTGCCTCCAACTGCTCAGCATAGATTTTTACTCCTCCGCTATTTATGACATGATCTGCCCTGCCCAACCAGCGAAAATGTTGCTTATCAAGCAGTTCAACAATATCATTAGTTTGAATCCACTGTTTCTGACTAACCGTTCCCCTAATAGAAAGGCAGTGGCGTTCGTCTTGCCTTACCTCTACGCCTGGTAGCAGGCGAAAGGTATCGCTGGCATACTCGCCATTTAGCCGCTTAAGAGCAATGTGAGAGACTGTTTCAGTCATTCCATAAGTACTGTATACTGGCGCGCTTAAATGTTGCTGTATGCGTTGCTCCAACTGAAAACTAACCGCGGCCCCTCCTACAATGATAGCTCTCATCAGGTTAAGTTTTTTGAGTAAATTCTGGTTTTCGGTTTCCAGCATATGGTTTAGCTGTAGGGGAACCAGAGCGCAAAAATCAATAGGTGTTTGTATGCTTGCCAGAGGCATAGATGAGGGGGGAACAATGACGAGGTGGATTCCTATCTCTAATCCACGAACCAACATCATTTTTCCGGCAATATACTCAGTATTGAGGCAAACTAATGCTGTATCTCCCGGCTGTAAACTAAGAGCATGGGCAGTAGCATGGGCACTGGCTGTCATCTGCTCTCGGGTAATCAGAATTTCTTTGGGAGTTCCGGTGGAGCCAGAAGTGTGAATTCTAAACTCTTTTTGTCCGTTTAACCACTTCTGGCAAAACTCCAGGCTCTGTTGTGCATAGCTTGAAAGCTTATCATAATTATTCAGTTCTGCTACTGAGTCAACTTTTTTTAGCGCCTCACTAGTAAAGTGGTAATTACCAATACTAAGCTTTATTCCATGCGTCATAAGATCAGATAGTAGATAAAAGCAATGAATGCTAACAAGCTTACGATAAAGTAAGTCTGAATTTTACCCTGCTGTGCCGGGCGGGCTAGCCAGCCAATGAAAACAGCAATTTTGGAAAATAACGTTACTATGCCATCAATAATATAGCGATCAAACCAGCTTAGCAGATGCGCTAAAACCACCTGAGCTACGCCCATAAGATCAACCAATCCATTAACCACTTTCTGGTCAAAGTGATGTACTAACGTACTAAAGTGAATGCTTGGGGTAATGATTATATTTCTATACAGATAATCCAGATACCAGTTGTGAAATGAGATGGCGGCCAGGCCTTTTCCCTGACTGGCGTTGGCATAAGCGTTGACAAACTTACCCTTTGGGCGATAGAGCAAGAAAGCCAGTCCTATTCCAAAGATTACCAGCCCAAGTGCCAGTAATGAAGCAAATCCGTGCCAGTCGTCCTTTAGCGAAATAATTTCTACCAGATAGTTATAGTCTCCAGGAACAGCAGTAATAGGTACCAGCAAATTCTGAGTTAGCCAGCTCGCTCCTCCATCCAAAGGGTTGAGTGAATACACGAAGCTAATAGAAAATACGGATAGTATAATTAAGGGTATCAGCATAAGGCTGGGTGACTCTTTTATAAACTGCTGAGCACCATGCAGGCTAGTATGTTTTTTTGCTGCTCTAAACTCTCCAAAAAACACCAGTAAAATTTGTCGGCCCATGTACAGGGCTGTTAAAAAAGTGGTGAAAAATGCTAAAGCAGGCACAATATAATAGAAGCTGAAAGAGGCAGTAGCGATTTTGTCTGTCCAGGCAAGGGTGCCGGCTAGTATAGCGTCTTTAGACAAAAAGCCTGAAAATAATGGTACACCTGCCAGTGCTAAAGATGCAATAAGGTATGCGGCAAATGTATAGGGCAATTGTTTGCGAAGGCCTCCCATAGTTCGCATATCCTGTGGGTCGTAAGTATGATCATGACCATGGTGCTCTACCGCATGTAAAGCATGAATAACAGAACCAGCTGCTAAAAACAGGCAGGCTTTAAAGGCAGCATGGGTTACCAGGTGAAAAAGGGAGGCATCATAAGCGCCTATGCCCATGCCCATTACCATATAGCCTAGCTGTGAGATGGTAGAAAATGCCAGAACCCGTTTGATGTCGTGTTGGCTTAATGCAGCAACGGCGGCCATAAATGCAGTAATAGCGCCTACAAAAGCGATAACTGTAAGTGCTGTTCCATCAAGTAATACATATACTCTGGCTAGCAGATACACTCCAGCGGCAACCATAGTAGCTGCATGAATAAGTGCAGAGGCAGGTGTAGGGCCCTGCATGGCATCTGGCAACCAGGTCTTTAGAGGAAATTGTGCCGATTTTCCGACGGTGCCGCAGAATAGTCCAATACCAGCCAGGGTGAGCCAGTGTGCCGGAGCTGAGTTTTCAAAAATTTGTCCCCCAATGCGGAAGTAACTCAGCCAGTAGCCATCTTTAGTGAGTACGGATTGCTGCATCAAATGCTCCAGTACTTTAAGATCTAATGTACCAAACTGCGACCACAGAATCATGATACCGACCAGAAAACCTGCATCCCCAATACGGTTCATGATAAATGCTTTGCTACCTGCCTGAAGGGCGGCGGGACGCTCGTTCCAGAAACTAATAAGCGCATAAGAAGATACCCCTACCAGCTCCCAGAATACGAAAATAAGAAGCAGATTATCCATGAGTACTACGCCTAGCATAGCAAATGTGAAAAGACCAAGATATGCGAAATAGCGTGTGTAGTGCTTTTCTCCTCGCATATATTCTATAGAATACAGATGCACCAGTAAAGAAACGACCGTCACTACCAGCATCATCAGAGCCGCTACTTTGTCTATTAGCAAGCCAAGAGTAAAGGGGTAGCGGAAGCTTTCTGTAGACAGCTGAAACCAGACTGCTCTGGCATGTATTGTATCGCCAAACCATACCTGGCTAAAAATAATGGCAGAAGCCACGGCGGCACTTAACTGTATACCGGTACCCAGCCATGCCCAGGTTTCCCTACCCCTACCAAAAGAGATCAGGAGTAAAAAGCTTAAAAAAGGCAACATCATCACCAGTAAAGCCAGAATGCTGCCGGTGCTTAGTGCTAAGGGTTGTGATAGTGATGCGTAGTCCAAAGTACTTCAGGTTTGGCACAAAAGTAAAGGCTAGGCAGATAAATAAAAAGCCCGCCTGAAACCAGACGAGCTTTTTTGCACCAGTATGTTAGACTGATATGAAGAAGATCTTATGAAATCTCGTTAAAGGCTTCTGCAAAGTATTCCATATCCTGCATGGTGCCTATACTTACTCTGCACCATTCCTGATTACTGAAACTCCAACTTCTTACCCCAACACCTCTTTTCATCATCTCACTTCTGAAGCGGTTGCTATCTAATCGTACCGGAAAAAGTACAAAGTTTGTGTCTGAAGGGATGTACTCATAACCAGCATTTTCCAAAGTTTTATAAAGAAACTGCTTAGACTTTTCGTTCATTTCTTTGGCATAAGCGTGGTACTCTTTGTCTTTATACGTTTCTATAGCAGCAGCTATGGAGG
This window of the Porifericola rhodea genome carries:
- a CDS encoding sensor histidine kinase, coding for MDFDRKTALKTNLRISKGFDLSSIVADIESIKNSICNSCSSAPEIHTHKEWHYIAEKYAFLGFLINGNIILYWVKGEVKKKDVAEVFERMKVIAAAADQSQPLYQILDLSHITTFSLSARKAYENVNAALFHYWQQSFYVMSGFGNTIFKLYSALSPEFLKNATLTKSLNIAVNLCLQERNTYPQQQENKHSFDPTTASHEDLLKAYQQLSEKHEALSQSHKNIAQQLLKEIGKITWEGDFVPKEIEHNFISDFDNVFGALNLLQYDLQEIFNRQKQLNTLLEKEVATRTYQLSSVIENTSEMILSVDKNWRVQVINSAFRNYFRRVYNTHLQSGDFLLAKYPKHTRNTWQSRFLSAFEGQIYSEQITETVDNEERYLQLTFNPIHEAYGVVKEVSLFVQDITSLKKAEEKAKEYENNLLNALKIAKAGSWEFDLKSGKIKIGVEGLHLLGYQAEQEMIVSFEEFTEQFLPAEDTKMLQERFAIARENIGNPDFYDQFPYRLYNNKRKLLQFMLYSRFKSNEPTVIFGISQDITAQKESEEKLLQQNAALKKVNSELDQFVYSVSHDLRAPLSSVLGLINIARQEEDMSTVMHYLDLQEKSILKLDVFIREIMDLSRNARLSLQKDKIIFKELVDEVFEEQQYDQSTARIEKMFRIQQNEDFYSDTKRIRVILRNLISNALRYANLNQENPYVIVDVQVSHKVAILEIEDNGVGISEEHQPHIYEMFYRANQSKSGSGLGLYIVKETIDKLNGTVELSSELGKMTKFKVNLPSLA
- a CDS encoding AMP-binding protein; translation: MTHGIKLSIGNYHFTSEALKKVDSVAELNNYDKLSSYAQQSLEFCQKWLNGQKEFRIHTSGSTGTPKEILITREQMTASAHATAHALSLQPGDTALVCLNTEYIAGKMMLVRGLEIGIHLVIVPPSSMPLASIQTPIDFCALVPLQLNHMLETENQNLLKKLNLMRAIIVGGAAVSFQLEQRIQQHLSAPVYSTYGMTETVSHIALKRLNGEYASDTFRLLPGVEVRQDERHCLSIRGTVSQKQWIQTNDIVELLDKQHFRWLGRADHVINSGGVKIYAEQLEARLQPIIYEQGFAEQYFVAPMPDEKLGEKLCLILQRKTPLSKPQTESLYKWMRENLHPYQIPKEVFYVAEFSSTPTGKVQRASTLARLKRL
- the nuoL gene encoding NADH-quinone oxidoreductase subunit L yields the protein MDYASLSQPLALSTGSILALLVMMLPFLSFLLLISFGRGRETWAWLGTGIQLSAAVASAIIFSQVWFGDTIHARAVWFQLSTESFRYPFTLGLLIDKVAALMMLVVTVVSLLVHLYSIEYMRGEKHYTRYFAYLGLFTFAMLGVVLMDNLLLIFVFWELVGVSSYALISFWNERPAALQAGSKAFIMNRIGDAGFLVGIMILWSQFGTLDLKVLEHLMQQSVLTKDGYWLSYFRIGGQIFENSAPAHWLTLAGIGLFCGTVGKSAQFPLKTWLPDAMQGPTPASALIHAATMVAAGVYLLARVYVLLDGTALTVIAFVGAITAFMAAVAALSQHDIKRVLAFSTISQLGYMVMGMGIGAYDASLFHLVTHAAFKACLFLAAGSVIHALHAVEHHGHDHTYDPQDMRTMGGLRKQLPYTFAAYLIASLALAGVPLFSGFLSKDAILAGTLAWTDKIATASFSFYYIVPALAFFTTFLTALYMGRQILLVFFGEFRAAKKHTSLHGAQQFIKESPSLMLIPLIILSVFSISFVYSLNPLDGGASWLTQNLLVPITAVPGDYNYLVEIISLKDDWHGFASLLALGLVIFGIGLAFLLYRPKGKFVNAYANASQGKGLAAISFHNWYLDYLYRNIIITPSIHFSTLVHHFDQKVVNGLVDLMGVAQVVLAHLLSWFDRYIIDGIVTLFSKIAVFIGWLARPAQQGKIQTYFIVSLLAFIAFIYYLIL